One Ferviditalea candida genomic region harbors:
- a CDS encoding FAD-dependent monooxygenase, whose translation MTNVKKAPFVIVGGGIGGLAAALGLAETGRESYVLERAPEFGEVGAGIQLAPNGTAVLERLGVMDEIRKFAVFPKRLVLMDAFTGKELTALDLGEAFLKRYGHPYIVLHRADLHKVLYEACEAKGGITMLTNSEVEKVEDLGDRAQVTLTDGTIYETDAVIGADGIHSKTRKLVSDDHPVCSQYVAYRGTIPMEEVVETAGTDPDDVIMWIGPHLHLVQYPVRRGELYNQVVVFKSFKYKSGADDWKANDWGTPEEMDERFANACSYVQRAVSFISRQFRWAMWDRTPISNWTNGRVTLLGDAAHPMLQYMAQGGIAALEDVAHLTNMIHKYGDDYATAFKEYQADRIPRSASVQTNARLWGEIIHAADPIAILLRNSIFSRRDSFDVSHVDWLYSKRYPDLSPLKSSR comes from the coding sequence ATGACGAATGTAAAAAAAGCTCCGTTTGTAATCGTAGGCGGCGGCATTGGCGGTCTTGCGGCAGCTTTGGGTCTTGCGGAAACCGGACGCGAATCGTATGTTTTGGAACGGGCGCCCGAGTTTGGCGAAGTGGGTGCGGGTATTCAGCTGGCCCCCAATGGTACGGCTGTTTTGGAAAGACTGGGAGTCATGGATGAAATCCGCAAATTCGCGGTTTTTCCGAAACGTCTGGTTCTGATGGATGCGTTTACCGGAAAGGAATTAACCGCTCTTGATTTGGGAGAGGCCTTCCTCAAGCGGTATGGCCATCCTTACATTGTGCTGCATCGCGCCGATTTGCACAAAGTGCTTTATGAAGCTTGTGAAGCGAAGGGCGGCATTACCATGCTGACGAACAGTGAAGTGGAAAAGGTTGAGGATTTGGGGGATCGGGCTCAAGTTACTTTGACGGACGGAACTATTTATGAAACCGATGCAGTGATCGGGGCCGATGGGATTCATTCCAAAACGCGCAAATTGGTCAGCGATGATCATCCGGTTTGCTCGCAGTATGTGGCCTACCGCGGTACGATTCCGATGGAAGAGGTCGTCGAGACGGCGGGAACGGATCCGGACGATGTGATCATGTGGATCGGCCCCCACCTTCACCTTGTTCAATACCCGGTTCGCCGCGGAGAGCTGTACAATCAGGTCGTGGTATTCAAAAGCTTTAAATATAAATCGGGTGCGGATGACTGGAAAGCCAATGATTGGGGTACACCGGAAGAGATGGACGAACGTTTTGCAAATGCTTGCTCTTATGTACAGCGTGCCGTTTCCTTTATCTCCCGTCAATTCCGCTGGGCGATGTGGGACCGCACTCCGATCTCCAATTGGACAAACGGCCGCGTAACCTTGCTTGGCGACGCAGCGCATCCGATGTTGCAGTATATGGCCCAAGGCGGCATTGCAGCGTTGGAGGATGTCGCTCACTTAACGAATATGATCCATAAATATGGCGATGATTATGCTACTGCCTTCAAGGAATACCAAGCGGACAGGATTCCGCGCTCGGCGAGCGTTCAGACCAATGCCCGCCTATGGGGAGAGATCATCCACGCGGCTGATCCGATTGCAATTTTATTGCGCAACAGCATTTTCTCCCGGCGCGACAGTTTTGACGTCAGCCACGTAGATTGGCTCTATTCCAAACGTTATCCAGATTTGTCGCCGCTCAAGTCGAGCAGGTAA
- a CDS encoding NAD(P)/FAD-dependent oxidoreductase translates to MSNHYKVVIVGAGTAGISVAARLVRESKALKNEIAIIDPAQKHYYQPLWTLVGAGVAKKEQTERDTESLIPEGVEWIQESVTQFDPENNVVKTAAGSEISYDYLVVAAGIQVNWDGVKGLKEAIGHDGVVSNYSYDYTDKTWEALRNFKGGNAIFTQPSTPIKCGGAPQKIMYLADDHFSRSGVRGKSEVHFYSAAGNIFAVDKYAKTLNEVIKRKKIQTHYQRDLIEIRPDKKEAVFKIMGTNDTETVNYEMIHVTPPMGPLDFIKNSPIADQAGWVDVDAKTLQHKRYSNIFAIGDASNLPTSKTGAAIRKQAPVLVQNLLSDMKGNPLTAEYDGYTSCPLVTGYGRLVLAEFDYAKNPQESFPFDQSKERYSMYVLKKDFLPVIYWDGMLKGLM, encoded by the coding sequence ATGTCCAATCATTACAAGGTCGTCATTGTCGGAGCAGGTACTGCTGGAATCAGCGTAGCCGCACGCTTGGTGAGAGAGTCGAAAGCGCTTAAAAATGAAATTGCCATTATTGATCCTGCGCAAAAACACTACTATCAGCCGCTTTGGACGCTGGTCGGAGCGGGAGTGGCCAAAAAGGAACAGACTGAAAGAGACACGGAATCTTTAATACCGGAAGGCGTGGAATGGATTCAGGAATCCGTCACCCAGTTTGATCCGGAAAACAATGTAGTAAAAACCGCAGCCGGCAGCGAGATTTCTTACGATTATTTAGTGGTGGCTGCAGGCATCCAAGTCAATTGGGATGGCGTCAAAGGCCTTAAAGAAGCGATTGGCCATGACGGGGTTGTAAGCAATTATTCGTATGATTATACCGATAAAACCTGGGAGGCGCTGCGCAATTTTAAAGGCGGCAATGCCATCTTCACTCAGCCGAGCACTCCGATTAAATGCGGCGGGGCTCCGCAAAAAATCATGTATTTGGCCGACGATCATTTCAGCAGATCGGGCGTTCGCGGGAAATCCGAGGTACATTTCTACTCTGCTGCCGGCAATATTTTTGCGGTGGATAAGTATGCGAAAACTCTGAATGAGGTCATTAAACGCAAAAAAATTCAAACCCATTATCAACGGGATCTTATTGAAATTCGTCCGGACAAAAAAGAAGCCGTTTTCAAAATCATGGGCACCAATGATACTGAGACCGTCAATTATGAGATGATTCACGTAACGCCACCTATGGGACCGCTTGATTTCATCAAAAATAGTCCGATCGCCGATCAAGCCGGATGGGTGGATGTCGATGCCAAAACACTGCAGCATAAGCGCTACAGCAATATTTTTGCAATCGGCGATGCCTCGAACCTTCCGACGTCCAAAACAGGCGCCGCCATTCGCAAGCAAGCCCCGGTTTTGGTGCAAAATCTGCTTTCCGACATGAAGGGCAATCCGTTAACCGCCGAATATGACGGATATACCTCCTGTCCGCTGGTGACAGGTTACGGCCGCCTTGTACTCGCAGAATTTGATTACGCGAAAAATCCGCAGGAATCATTTCCGTTTGATCAATCTAAAGAAAGATACAGCATGTATGTTCTGAAAAAGGACTTTTTGCCGGTCATCTATTGGGATGGCATGCTGAAAGGCTTAATGTAA
- a CDS encoding response regulator, with translation MKYKTRLYLGFGSVVLLMTVLLSVAMNILNGMDRDMNEIVSNRYEKVKLATVIRYESNNMGTGLINLLIENNPDRMEQNIDFIQKSRHNAEAALDTLAESVTQDRAKQLITDLKLLNNTHAQVERQIVELAKAGKRAEALQKFTDSQQIRSDLYQTIEELKSYQEKQMDTALLQSNESYHQAANIFVALVIAALLIGAGITIWVIQSIVGNLNKITSVIASTADGPTDKFPRVELVSGDEIGEIAAAFNNMAQKLEEHAEQEKQFNHTIQEQSWLKTKLAEITTMYQGVQDLHTLAQLFITRVTPLVAAGYGVFYIKQGEGDQRRLSKLASYADNGQQVGTDGFRYGEGLVGQCASENRMILLRHVPENYIQISSGLGTAAPNAILILPVEFENEVLAVVEFASFESFSPLHEALLQQIVGNLGVTIKSIAYHMRVEKLLQKSQTLTEELQSQSEELQLQQEELKSINEKLEEQNQNSELKTRELEKVKVELEENARQLALSSQYKSEFLANMSHELRTPLNSLLILAQMLFENTEGNLTPKQLEYVNTIFSSGNDLLNLINHVLDLSKVEAGKMDINLEEVALSDVAVFAERHFLPIAGEKGIQYEIRLDPDLPETFRTDVYRLQQILINLLSNAFKFTDRGQVLLHIHKAGNEILADRHIGHISENSEGIIAFSVADTGIGIPKAKQSLIFEAFQQADGTTSRKYGGTGLGLAICRATAELLGGFVDLYSIEGKGSTFTLYLPISISGAETESRISAAEAAAGLLEELPPPAVHPDPFKGKKILVVDDDMRNVFALTTALERHHMQVVFAENGREGIETLMNHPDIDLILMDIMMPELDGYEAMRAIRKIPEYRSLPIIALTAKAMKTDRDKCIDAGASDYISKPINLNQLFSLLQVWLYK, from the coding sequence ATGAAATATAAAACAAGGCTGTACTTGGGATTTGGGTCGGTTGTATTGCTAATGACGGTTTTGCTGAGCGTTGCTATGAATATACTGAACGGCATGGACCGGGATATGAACGAAATCGTCAGCAACCGGTACGAGAAAGTGAAGCTGGCTACCGTGATTCGATATGAAAGCAATAATATGGGTACGGGTTTAATTAATTTATTAATAGAAAATAATCCTGACAGGATGGAGCAGAATATTGATTTCATTCAAAAATCAAGACATAATGCTGAGGCGGCGCTGGACACGCTGGCGGAGAGTGTTACCCAGGATCGTGCCAAGCAATTGATTACCGATTTAAAGCTGCTGAACAATACACATGCACAGGTCGAAAGACAAATCGTGGAATTGGCCAAAGCGGGCAAAAGAGCGGAGGCGTTGCAAAAATTCACTGATTCTCAGCAGATCCGATCCGATTTATATCAAACCATTGAAGAATTGAAGAGTTATCAAGAAAAACAGATGGACACCGCACTTCTTCAATCGAATGAATCCTATCATCAAGCTGCCAATATTTTTGTCGCTTTGGTGATTGCAGCCCTGCTGATCGGGGCGGGGATTACAATTTGGGTGATACAGAGCATCGTGGGCAATCTGAACAAGATTACATCTGTCATTGCGAGTACGGCTGATGGCCCGACTGATAAATTTCCCCGGGTGGAGCTTGTATCAGGAGATGAAATCGGGGAAATTGCCGCAGCCTTTAATAATATGGCACAGAAGCTGGAAGAACACGCCGAGCAGGAAAAACAATTTAACCACACGATTCAGGAACAAAGCTGGTTGAAAACAAAGCTTGCAGAGATTACGACCATGTACCAAGGGGTTCAGGATTTGCATACCTTGGCGCAATTATTTATTACGAGGGTAACGCCTCTGGTTGCTGCAGGCTACGGTGTTTTCTACATCAAACAGGGAGAGGGCGATCAGCGTCGCCTTTCCAAATTGGCGTCCTATGCAGACAATGGCCAGCAAGTCGGCACGGACGGATTTCGGTATGGAGAAGGTCTTGTCGGACAATGCGCGTCTGAGAACAGGATGATTCTGCTTCGGCATGTTCCCGAAAACTATATTCAAATCAGCTCCGGTCTCGGAACGGCAGCACCCAATGCGATATTGATTCTGCCGGTAGAATTTGAGAATGAGGTGCTGGCGGTGGTTGAATTCGCGTCGTTTGAATCCTTCAGCCCTTTGCACGAGGCACTTCTTCAACAGATTGTCGGCAATCTCGGAGTTACGATCAAAAGCATCGCCTACCACATGCGGGTGGAAAAATTGCTGCAGAAATCGCAAACCTTGACGGAAGAGCTTCAGAGTCAATCCGAGGAACTTCAATTACAGCAGGAAGAATTGAAAAGCATTAATGAAAAACTGGAAGAGCAAAATCAAAATTCCGAACTGAAAACCAGGGAATTGGAAAAAGTAAAGGTTGAGCTTGAAGAGAATGCTCGGCAGCTGGCATTAAGTTCACAATATAAATCTGAATTTCTTGCCAACATGTCCCATGAATTGCGAACGCCGCTCAACAGTCTGCTGATTTTGGCGCAAATGCTGTTCGAAAACACGGAAGGAAACCTCACACCCAAACAATTAGAGTATGTCAACACCATCTTCTCTTCCGGGAACGATCTGTTGAATTTGATCAACCATGTTTTGGATTTATCCAAAGTGGAAGCAGGAAAGATGGATATAAATCTGGAGGAAGTTGCACTTTCCGATGTAGCGGTGTTTGCAGAACGTCATTTCCTGCCCATTGCTGGTGAAAAAGGAATTCAATATGAGATTCGGCTGGATCCTGATCTCCCGGAAACATTTCGCACCGACGTGTACCGTTTGCAGCAAATCCTGATCAATTTGCTGTCAAATGCCTTTAAGTTTACCGACCGGGGACAAGTCCTTCTCCATATTCATAAAGCGGGCAACGAGATCTTGGCCGATCGGCATATCGGTCATATCAGCGAAAATTCAGAGGGAATAATTGCTTTTTCCGTTGCCGATACGGGGATAGGAATTCCCAAAGCGAAACAAAGCCTTATATTTGAAGCGTTCCAGCAAGCCGATGGAACAACCAGCAGAAAATATGGGGGTACAGGCTTGGGGCTGGCCATCTGCAGGGCAACCGCCGAACTGTTGGGCGGGTTTGTTGATCTTTATAGTATTGAAGGCAAGGGCAGCACCTTTACGCTTTATTTGCCGATTTCAATTTCCGGAGCGGAAACTGAAAGCCGAATCTCAGCTGCTGAGGCTGCAGCCGGGCTTCTTGAAGAGCTCCCGCCTCCCGCCGTGCATCCGGATCCGTTCAAAGGAAAAAAAATATTGGTTGTAGACGATGATATGCGCAATGTTTTCGCCTTGACTACCGCGTTGGAGCGTCATCATATGCAGGTTGTGTTTGCGGAAAACGGGAGGGAAGGAATTGAGACACTGATGAATCATCCGGATATCGATCTGATCCTGATGGATATCATGATGCCTGAACTGGATGGGTATGAGGCGATGCGCGCCATTCGCAAAATTCCCGAATATCGAAGCTTGCCGATCATCGCGCTGACGGCAAAGGCGATGAAGACAGACAGGGATAAATGCATTGATGCGGGGGCATCCGATTATATCAGCAAACCGATCAATTTGAACCAGCTGTTTTCACTTTTGCAAGTATGGTTGTATAAATAG
- a CDS encoding CheR family methyltransferase, with amino-acid sequence MYEQLNNLWENTLEECGEVEKIEIQLLLEGIFRRYGFDFRDYSFSFIRRRVWHRIRIEKLIGISDLQAKVLHDPRLMEKLFSDFSIHVTEMFRDPGFFQAFRNKVVPLLRDLPFIRIWHAGCSTGEEVYSMAILLHEEGLFHKTSIYATDMNENFLKKAETGVFPLERMQEFTKNYLAAGGTRSFSEYYTVKHESVVFHAFLRENTVFAQHNLVTDRSFNEFHVIVCRNVMIYFSKPLQNHVHALLYDSLGLSGILGLGNKEAIAFTSRSHCYEEIDSSERLYSKIK; translated from the coding sequence ATGTACGAACAACTGAACAATTTGTGGGAGAATACGCTGGAAGAATGCGGCGAGGTTGAAAAAATTGAGATCCAGCTTTTGCTGGAAGGCATTTTCCGGCGATACGGATTTGATTTTCGAGACTATTCCTTTTCCTTCATCAGGCGGAGAGTTTGGCATCGTATTCGGATCGAAAAGTTAATCGGCATATCCGATTTGCAGGCAAAGGTGCTGCATGACCCCCGACTTATGGAGAAATTATTTTCGGATTTTTCAATTCATGTTACTGAAATGTTTCGCGATCCGGGTTTTTTTCAAGCCTTTCGAAACAAGGTCGTTCCACTGTTGAGAGACCTTCCTTTTATCCGGATTTGGCATGCGGGATGCTCTACGGGTGAGGAGGTTTACTCCATGGCTATTCTTTTGCATGAGGAGGGACTATTCCATAAGACGAGTATCTATGCGACAGATATGAATGAAAACTTTTTGAAAAAGGCGGAAACGGGCGTTTTTCCTTTGGAACGGATGCAGGAATTTACCAAAAATTATCTTGCTGCGGGGGGCACTAGGAGTTTTTCCGAATACTATACGGTTAAACATGAGAGTGTTGTGTTTCATGCGTTTCTTAGGGAAAATACCGTTTTTGCCCAACACAATCTGGTGACGGATCGTTCATTTAATGAATTTCATGTCATCGTCTGCAGAAATGTAATGATTTATTTCAGTAAACCTTTGCAAAATCATGTTCACGCATTGTTGTACGATAGTCTCGGTTTGTCGGGGATTCTGGGGCTTGGGAATAAAGAAGCGATTGCCTTTACCTCCCGCTCCCACTGTTATGAAG
- a CDS encoding benzoate/H(+) symporter BenE family transporter: protein MIQETIRVLNKHNMINALTAFMFTTTGPLAIMLSVGTQGGLNGSDISSWIFAGYALGGVISVLFSYLYKMPITFAWTIPGAMLLLYSLDHLRFREVVGAYIASGVLITVLGLTGWMKVLMDKLPFPIVMGMIGGLFLPYGLKIIYAFQEAFWNSLAVLGAYILLSMFPRWAALIPPVFGALVAGFVMSLITGNFHLRQLPASPFVHPNLYLPVFSWQAMLELVIPLTITVIGIQNAQGFAVLKMNGYEPPVNASTTVCGVGFVFFGLFGSVPACVTGPVNAILNNSGTKETRYAGGILFGLLSFLFGVFSPVVVALTSALPAAFIGMLGGLALIQVLRSSMVEAFSSRLSLGALTTFMVTVSNVAIFHIGSAFWGLLFGLGVSRLFERDGLKI from the coding sequence ATGATACAAGAAACCATTCGTGTGCTGAATAAACATAATATGATCAACGCTTTGACCGCATTCATGTTTACGACGACAGGGCCGCTGGCGATTATGCTGAGCGTCGGGACACAAGGCGGGCTTAACGGATCGGATATCTCCTCATGGATTTTTGCCGGTTATGCCTTGGGCGGAGTGATCTCCGTTCTATTCAGTTATCTGTATAAAATGCCGATTACCTTTGCCTGGACCATACCTGGAGCCATGCTACTCTTGTATTCGCTGGATCATCTCCGATTCCGGGAGGTTGTCGGGGCTTACATCGCCTCCGGAGTTTTGATAACGGTGCTGGGCTTGACGGGCTGGATGAAGGTGCTGATGGACAAACTGCCCTTTCCGATCGTGATGGGGATGATCGGCGGCCTGTTTTTGCCCTACGGATTGAAAATTATTTATGCGTTCCAGGAGGCGTTCTGGAATTCCCTCGCCGTCCTGGGCGCCTATATTTTGCTGTCTATGTTTCCGCGGTGGGCCGCATTGATCCCCCCGGTTTTCGGGGCGTTGGTCGCCGGATTCGTGATGTCCTTGATCACGGGAAACTTTCATCTCCGGCAGCTGCCCGCCAGCCCGTTCGTTCATCCGAACCTGTACCTGCCCGTATTTTCCTGGCAAGCGATGCTGGAGCTGGTCATTCCGTTGACCATTACCGTCATCGGCATTCAGAATGCGCAGGGGTTCGCGGTATTGAAGATGAACGGCTATGAGCCTCCGGTGAATGCCTCGACGACCGTATGCGGGGTCGGGTTCGTATTCTTCGGGCTCTTCGGCTCCGTGCCGGCATGCGTCACCGGACCGGTCAATGCGATCCTCAACAACAGCGGCACGAAAGAAACCCGTTACGCTGGAGGCATTCTGTTCGGCCTTTTGTCCTTCCTGTTCGGTGTTTTCTCACCGGTTGTCGTCGCTTTAACCTCCGCTCTGCCCGCCGCTTTTATCGGCATGCTGGGCGGCTTGGCGCTGATTCAGGTATTGCGCAGCTCGATGGTGGAGGCTTTTTCTTCCCGTCTCAGTTTGGGCGCTTTGACAACTTTCATGGTGACCGTTTCCAATGTCGCGATCTTTCATATCGGCTCGGCTTTTTGGGGACTTCTGTTCGGTCTGGGCGTTTCCCGGTTGTTTGAGCGGGATGGACTGAAGATTTAA
- a CDS encoding CaiB/BaiF CoA transferase family protein, with the protein MAGALDGIRVLELSRVLSGPFCSMILGDLGAEVIKVEGTQTKDDTRFWGPPFKNNESAYYLCTNRNKRAISVNLKSPCGKEVIEKLIVQSDIVIENFKTGTLERFGLGYEAMKRLNPRIILASITGFGSNGPYKDLPGYDYIIQAMGGLMSITGDERSGPLKVGVAIVDIMTGLYTAIGILAALQERNQSGEGQHLDMALFDSAVSSLINTASNYLMTGEIPQRLGNQHPNIVPYQVFTAQDRDMVVAVGNDRQFVRFAEAIGMPELSNNEKFRTNADRLHNKNELVRIISERLKQKTAEEWSRILRIADVPNGPINDMKSLFDDPQTAAREMLFEMEHPTAGSIRMAGSPLKLSKTPVSMRRHPPLYSEHTREVLSELGYAEEEIEAMRSNGDI; encoded by the coding sequence ATGGCGGGCGCGTTGGATGGTATTCGTGTTCTCGAATTATCAAGAGTCCTTTCCGGGCCCTTTTGCTCCATGATTTTAGGCGATCTCGGGGCGGAAGTCATCAAGGTGGAGGGCACTCAAACCAAGGATGATACGAGATTCTGGGGGCCGCCTTTCAAGAATAATGAAAGCGCTTATTACTTGTGCACGAACCGGAATAAACGGGCAATTAGCGTCAATTTAAAAAGCCCCTGCGGCAAGGAAGTCATCGAGAAGCTCATTGTGCAATCGGATATCGTGATCGAAAATTTCAAAACCGGCACGTTGGAGAGATTCGGATTGGGTTATGAAGCCATGAAGCGGCTTAATCCCCGGATTATCCTCGCTTCGATCACCGGCTTCGGGTCGAACGGACCATACAAGGATCTCCCGGGCTATGATTACATTATCCAGGCTATGGGCGGCTTGATGAGCATTACGGGAGATGAACGCTCCGGACCTCTGAAGGTTGGCGTAGCCATTGTCGACATAATGACCGGCTTGTACACGGCCATCGGCATTTTGGCCGCATTGCAGGAAAGAAATCAATCCGGCGAAGGCCAACACCTGGACATGGCCTTATTCGATTCAGCCGTTTCCTCACTTATCAATACGGCCAGCAATTATTTGATGACCGGGGAAATTCCCCAACGTTTGGGAAACCAGCATCCCAACATCGTCCCGTACCAGGTATTCACTGCCCAGGATCGTGATATGGTCGTCGCTGTCGGGAACGACAGGCAGTTCGTCCGGTTTGCCGAAGCGATCGGCATGCCGGAGCTGTCCAATAATGAAAAATTCCGAACGAATGCGGACCGCCTCCATAACAAAAACGAGTTGGTGCGCATCATTTCCGAACGCCTAAAGCAAAAGACCGCTGAGGAATGGAGCCGCATCCTCCGGATCGCCGACGTTCCAAACGGTCCGATCAACGACATGAAAAGCCTCTTTGACGATCCGCAAACAGCGGCGAGAGAGATGCTGTTCGAAATGGAGCACCCGACGGCGGGAAGCATTCGCATGGCGGGCAGTCCGTTGAAATTATCCAAAACCCCCGTATCGATGAGAAGGCATCCCCCCTTGTACAGCGAACATACACGGGAGGTATTGTCCGAGTTGGGGTATGCCGAGGAAGAAATCGAAGCCATGCGAAGCAACGGGGATATCTAA
- a CDS encoding acyl-CoA dehydrogenase family protein, which produces MNFHLTEEQEMVQKMVRSFVDKEIMPYIKEWDEKQHFETGILDRLAELDLMGVCIPERYGGSGMDYNTLAIVCEELERGDTAFRTAVSVHTGLNSMTLLQWGTEEQKQKFLVPQAKGEKIGAFGLTEPDAGSDVAAMKSTARKDGVDYILNGQKTWISLCDVADHFLVFAYTDPEKKHKGISAFIVERTMPGVQTRAIKGKLGIRAGNTGEMFLEDVRVPKENLLGEEGEGFKIAMSALDSGRFTVAAGACGTTMASLEASLRYCHERKTFGKEIGKHQLVQQMIAKMVLGLETSRLLVYKAGSLKNEGKRSTKETSLAKWYATDVAFQSANDAVQIHGAYGFSNEYPVERYLRNAKAPVIYEGTSQIHTIMQAEYALGYRQDKPLRSMLPSWPFEE; this is translated from the coding sequence ATGAATTTTCATCTGACCGAGGAACAAGAAATGGTGCAAAAGATGGTAAGAAGCTTTGTCGACAAGGAGATCATGCCCTATATCAAAGAGTGGGACGAAAAACAGCATTTCGAGACCGGCATCCTGGACCGGCTCGCCGAGCTTGATTTGATGGGCGTGTGCATTCCGGAACGCTATGGCGGCAGCGGCATGGATTACAATACCCTAGCCATTGTTTGCGAGGAGCTGGAACGGGGGGATACGGCTTTTCGCACGGCCGTTTCCGTGCATACCGGATTAAACAGCATGACGCTGCTACAGTGGGGAACGGAAGAACAAAAGCAAAAGTTTCTGGTGCCCCAGGCTAAAGGAGAAAAGATCGGCGCTTTCGGGCTGACGGAACCGGATGCGGGCTCCGATGTGGCCGCCATGAAATCCACCGCGAGAAAAGACGGCGTCGATTACATCCTGAACGGGCAAAAAACTTGGATTTCGCTTTGCGATGTGGCCGATCACTTTCTGGTTTTTGCCTATACCGATCCGGAGAAAAAGCATAAGGGCATCTCCGCATTTATCGTGGAAAGGACCATGCCCGGAGTGCAAACGAGAGCGATCAAAGGAAAGCTGGGCATTCGCGCCGGCAATACCGGAGAGATGTTTCTGGAGGATGTGAGAGTTCCCAAGGAAAACCTTCTCGGCGAGGAAGGCGAAGGCTTCAAAATCGCCATGTCTGCGCTGGACAGCGGACGCTTCACCGTGGCTGCGGGCGCTTGCGGCACCACGATGGCCTCTCTTGAAGCGAGCCTGCGCTACTGTCATGAAAGAAAAACCTTTGGCAAGGAAATCGGCAAGCATCAGCTCGTACAGCAAATGATCGCCAAGATGGTGCTCGGACTGGAAACCTCCAGATTGCTCGTATATAAGGCAGGCAGCCTAAAAAACGAAGGCAAGCGGAGCACGAAGGAAACCTCGCTGGCCAAATGGTATGCCACTGACGTTGCCTTTCAATCGGCCAACGATGCGGTGCAAATTCACGGCGCCTACGGCTTTTCCAACGAATATCCGGTGGAAAGGTATCTGCGCAATGCCAAAGCGCCTGTGATTTATGAGGGAACCAGTCAAATTCACACCATCATGCAGGCCGAATACGCGCTTGGATACCGGCAGGACAAACCGCTGCGAAGCATGCTGCCCTCCTGGCCGTTCGAGGAATAA